A window from Argopecten irradians isolate NY chromosome 3, Ai_NY, whole genome shotgun sequence encodes these proteins:
- the LOC138319749 gene encoding 300 kDa antigen AG231-like → MALAVRKKLHTREAVWLHEGCLEVNAYVLSDKSSCFIDKAEYQPVIQSTAELLQSSVILCKTGHSVTTVNPLKQNDSVTTVNQVKHNDSVTTVNPVKQNDPVTTVNPVKQNDPVTTVNPVKQNDPVTTVNLVKHNDPVTTVNPVKHNDSVTTVNPVKQNDPVTTVNPVKQNDSVTTVNPVKQNDPVTTVNPVKHNDSVTTVNPVKQNDPVTTVNPVKQNDRYPVTTVNPVKQNDPVTMVNPVKHNDSVTTVNLAAIL, encoded by the exons atggccctggctgttaggaagaagttacatacaagagaggctgtctggttacatGAAGGCTGTCTG gaggttAACGCGTACGTTCTCTCAGACAAAAGTTCGTGTTTTATTGACAAAGCAGAATATCAACCCGTGATACAATCGACCGCGGAATTATTACAAAGCAGTGTAATCCTCTGTAAAACAGGCCATTCTGTGACTACGGTTAACCCATTAAAACAGAATGACTCTGTAACCACGGTTAACCAAGTAAAACATAATGACTCTGTTACCACGGTTAACCCAGTAAAACAGAATGACCCTGTTACCACAGTTAACCCAGTAAAACAGAATGACCCTGTAACCACGGTTAACCCAGTAAAACAGAATGACCCTGTGACCACGGTTAACCTAGTAAAACATAATGATCCTGTGACCACGGTTAACCCAGTAAAACATAATGACTCTGTAACCACGGTTAACCCAGTAAAACAGAATGACCCTGTGACCACGGTTAACCCAGTAAAACAGAATGACTCTGTAACCACGGTTAACCCAGTAAAACAGAATGACCCTGTGACCACGGTTAACCCAGTAAAACATAATGACTCTGTAACCACGGTTAACCCAGTAAAACAGAATGACCCTGTGACCACGGTTAACCCAGTAAAACAAAATGACCGGTACCCTGTGACCACGGTTAACCCAGTAAAACAGAATGACCCTGTGACCATGGTTAACCCAGTAAAACATAATGACTCTGTAACTACGGTTaacctagctgcaatattgtag